The following is a genomic window from Podarcis raffonei isolate rPodRaf1 chromosome 5, rPodRaf1.pri, whole genome shotgun sequence.
GCAGCTACATTACTTTGTTCCTGTCTTCCACAGGTTCTAAATGATTGAAATTTACCTCAGCCTTTTTAGGAAGCCACCACAGCGCATTACTATTGCCTCATCAATGTATAGATACAGAGAGGCGggtgggggagacagagagaaaaatTATGAGTAGCTGCGTAGCTGGGACCTTCATTAAACCCATCTCTCTTTCCTATATTCTTCCggtgaggtcccccccccccaagacatccATGCATTCCCACTCACACCAGAATCCCCTTTTCTCCCTGTCACATACTTGGTTACACTTCTcccttcttttttctcccccAACTGAAAATCCCAACAAACTCATTGTACCTTCATCTCCCACAAGCAAAATCTACTCTAGCAAAGTCAGTCAGATGACATTCCACCTGTCAAATCTTCTCACATCTGATATCTAAACCTCCACTACAAAGATCCCCTGGTTATATTTATTCTTCATTCTCTGTGACATTCCCTTTTGTACCTCCCCCTAGTTATCCCTCCCCGTCCTAGTCATTGCttgcttcctctcccctcccttgtCTTGAGACTCCCATACCTAGAAAATATGGGTTGATTTAAGGTCTCTCGAACAAGTCTCGAGTCTCCTTTGCTTGTCAGTTCTAATCTGAATCTCAATGCTATTTTGGATGTATTTGTACCTAGTTGGTTGCTCATGCTTCTTTTGGAAATATTATTTCTCTGAGCATCCTTCCTTCAAGGAAAATAAAGTTATTGACTCCAAAGTGACATTCACAAAGTCACAGAAAGCAGAATGGTATTCAGTGTGCTATCTCCCCACTGCAGTTTTAAGGAACACAAGGAATTTCAGCCTGAACCAGTTCATCAAACACCCATGGACATTACTGATTAACTTTAATGAACAGGCATGATGAATCTGTTCATGGTAAGTGAAAACAGCAAAGATTCAAGCACACTACCTGAAAGGAAATGTATGCACATGCAAACCTTTTGATTCCACTATAGCCCTCAAATTCATCCAAGGATTCCTAGATGACATATTTTGCTCTTTGCAGGATATAATTGGCAATTAATTTTGTAGCTACAAAGAGACCTGAGAATATAAGCATGCAGATTAGAATTAGGCAAgtgctacattaaaaaaaaaagaattacagATGGATGGCAATTGAGTCTGATAATGAACATAATCTTGCCTCTCCACAGGTATCCTCAGAAGTGTGTGCCCTTGGCAGTCAAGGACACAGGTATCTCCTTACCTGGGATGGATGTCCACCAGCAGCACGAGGGTCTGCATAGTGATCACGTCAATCCTTTTACAGTGAAAGCGTGCCACCTTCAGCACTTTTAGATATGTGAAACACAAGACTacgagggagaggaggaagctgagagaATGAAAGACCCCTGTGAAAACCACAAACTGTGTCCTGTCCTCCAGTTTCTTGTTGTAGAGGGTGCAGGAGGCATAAAGGTGATGGAAACCCACCCAAGAAAGAGAAGTTGCCACTATAGGAAAAGACACTGAATGCAACCATGTATAGCTCAGTATGAGAGCAGCATCTTTGTAGCGCATCTTGGAATGGTAGTTGAGAGGAAACACCACCGCTATCCACCTGTCTATGCTTAGAGCTGCCATGCTCAGCATGGAGCTGGTGGTCAAGAAAGTCTCTAAAAAACCCACGATGTGGCAGAGCTGGTCTCCTCCAGGCGGCTTCTTGTAAATGATCCCAGCCAGGGTCAGGGGCATGTTCAAAACAGTCATCAACAAGTTGCAGAAGGTCAGGTTGAGGATAAACAATCCTGGGACTTGCTTGCGGATATCTGCGCTGTACAGAAAGCAGATCAGCACCAGCACGTTGGACAGCAGTGAGACAAGGATGAGTACCACAATCAAGAAAGCCAGGATCACTTCCCAAATGTTCATGGTGCCTCCATTCACAGGAGGAACATTTCCAAAACTGCACCCAGCTGGCATCCAGAAAACATGGTGTGAGGCACTCtcacaccctcctcctcctccccagcctgCTCACACTCCTGCATGCCCTCAGTATTTTTAGAAGAGCTGCAGTTTtttcctctctgctgctgctgctactgctactgctgctgcttctttccacGTCAACGCTTTTTAGAGACATGCACAAAAAGCATTGGGAATGCCTATCAAACTATGAGgagggtttaaaaaaatatgtatctcAGCAGCACCAAGCCACAGTCTCCTTCTAAAGAAAGCAGGATGTTCACAGGAGCAGTTCGTCCGAGAGCCCTGATTATTGGTCCTAAAGCTTCCCAGCAATTCAACCAGTGTATTTATTCTCTTTACCTCTTTTCCTCTGTCTTTCTCTTGCTCTCTCCACGCtcgctctctccccctcccacctaCACGCTTCCAGGCTGACTAACCTGCTTTTATGATCACAGATAAATCCCCCATTAATGGATTAAAGCATGCACACTGCTGGTGATTTGCTGGTGTGATTGACATACcagcttcctttccctttccccctttgcatCCATCAGATGATATCCCCCTGATATCTGGGGATCTTGGAAGTCTGAAAAAAAATCCCGCCCATCCATATGATATCTTTAGCAGTTACTTTTCAAACAACAGATGCTAAAGCCCCATCTTTCAGCCTTTTTTTTTTCAGTGCATCCTTAACAGGAATGGTTCTTCTTTTATTTATGTTGACTAGCTTGGCTCCGGAGGATGGTGTTATTTTATCTTACTCACTTATGTTTACGGGATTTCTATTATGTGAATTTGAAAGTTTTCTCAGACTCCTTtacagaatgaaagaaagaaaacacaaatatTCATAGAATAAATATACTTTCTTTGTAactccccagcccagcccaaagtCTGAAATAAAGAGAATCCATTTACAGTCCTCTTAAAGACATGCAGATTAATATGTATTTGCTTTATTTGCACGTATGAATGGTTTCACAGAAATCAGCATCTTTTGTGAAGGACTGTGGTTATGGAGGAGATAAAAGAGCGTCATGTTCgagggaagagaagaaaaggaagataCAAGTGCATAAGGTGAGGGGAACATCAAAAACATTGGGGAAGGAAAGAGGATATAGGGCTGATTTCTAGCCTCCACCATCCACACTTCTGGAAGTCCTGTTGAAAGTCTCCTGTTGACTCGCACTCTAGTAAATACTTTGTGGTCCATAACATTTTTTGCAGCCGCAAGGAATTAGcatcctgatttttaaaaactcgCAGACTCTAGATTTTGCAACTTTCACAGCTTCTTCGGGTATCTGTGCTATTGGATAAGACTTCAGCTCCTATTAATGAACTGGTTTTGGGGTGAAAATGCTGGATGCCTCCTCCAGTTCATAATGGTTTTAAATATTCAGAATTTCAAAGGAGTAAATTATGTGTACATTGTCTAGTTTCTTCTCCCAAAATCACCAGCCTACATTTACTCTGAAAGTTGGAGCTCTCTACTTGAAACAGGTGCCTGCCAATTAACTATCCCTGAATCATATTCAGGTTTGTCTCATATCACATTGTGCGGCAGAGCTTTGTTTTTGAGCAAATCAGAGCAGTAAATTCTCCAGATCCACCTGAATCTAAATATCCTCCCTGTTTTCCAAGGTTGTGCAGAGACAGGTGGAGAGATAGGCCAGCAATATCAGGAAGGTTTAGGAGAAATAATAAGGCATTCTGCTTTTGATATATTGATAGGCTAATGAGAGCACATCCAAGCAAAAATGTCTGTGAGATGGGGGAAAGGGCAGAAGCTGACAGAGAATGGAATCTTCACAGAATCACCAAACtgtaagggaccacaaggatcatctagtccaaccccttgcaatacaggaatctttttgtccagtGTGGGACTCGAAACCATGAACTTGAGACTAAGCACCTCATGCTCTATCAGCTGAACCATCTATAGGTAATAACTATCCTAATTTACCACAAAGAAATCCGTGGTGCCATGGGAGTGCTTGTTGTCATTATATGGCTGTGTACTGGGTTGAAATGAAGCAAGGTCATTCTTTTTCCAATTCAGATTAAagctcgtttttttggggggtggataatgcatcaaaatgcagtatttaatAGGAAGCAGTGCTGTGTGGTGGATGCAGATTTTGCCTAATGTTGTGTGCACACCGCTTTCCGAACCAGTGGTGGGCatgcactggatgcagagtaaatgggagtATAATAGCCCTTGTGtgaaatattgtattttgtgtgaGAGAGTGGGGAGAGGGGTTTCTGTGGTGAGGGAGCAGGAAGCTGTATGTAGGTGTGAGAAATCCCCTTCACACATTCTGAAAGCATATGCAGCGAATGAGTGAAAACATGCTCTGCTTGTAAGCATCatttatatacacatatatagaaCCTCTGTGCACACAGAGCTGACGGAGGGGCAAGGTTGTGGGTAGCGACAGTATGCACAAACCTGCTCTGGCTTCCATGCATTCGATTACAGACTTGTGAAAAAAGAGAAGTAGCAAGCCTGGATAGTGAAATCTGTGGATTGGGTGAAGGTTTTTGTACGTTTGAGCAGAGTAGCAGAAAAAAGGAGCTGGTGGAAGGTGGGCTGTATGAAACACACATTTCTAGATGACCATGGGCAAGCCATTTGGGAAGCTTTAGCCGAAGGGTGGGTGCAACCATtgtttcaaaaataataaaatgcatgaCTCTCTTGAAGCTTCTGTCCTTGTCTTAAGAATGGGAGCAGTGATAGCTCTCCACACAAAGAGCCAAAAAACCCTCAGCCCACCTGCCCCCAAGGCAGAAAGGACAGGAATGCAATAGCTAGTATTGACCTTATTTTTCATTCTCCCAAATAAGTATACAAATACCCAGGTTTAGATAAGTAAGTCTTGCTTTGTTTCATGAATAGGAACTCCAGCTTTTTCAGAATATACAGTTGCTGTCTCTAGATGCTCTGccctttctggggtttttttctttttttatatagctTTCAGAGTAGACTCGAAAATCAAATccatccagcagcagcagcagcccacacAAATCTTTGACTAGGAAATTGTCTGTGGGTGGATCTGTGGGGGTGGAAGGCACTGCTCTTTCCTTTGGACAGTTTTTCTGAATGCTTTCTGAGCTTTATTCCATATGACCAATTAGGTGTTGAACTGTGTTCATTTTCAGTTGCATTATGTGCATACACAGCCACTTCAGGCACATTCTTTCAatggtatatatacacacacacacaatttctctcCACACGATGCAGCTATCAAGATTTCTCTTAAGTGCCCAATATTTATAGAGTTAGTAATGGAAATATAGGGATTTCCACAACGTAGAAGTAAGTATATTTTTTCTGAATGTGAATTACATAGCTGCAGGCTGTcattagttgtgtgtgtgtgtgtgtgtgtgtgtgtgcatgcacaaaatcCCAATCATCTGTATGTTTTTTCCcataagattttattaaagcttaACCCCTGTCACACACAGAAAGTGGTGGACCCTTCCAGTCTCTCacctgggagatcttcccttcccttcccttccctgcctctcattcAGGGTCCTTCCACCCAGCACCTTCTTCTGCATGTAATCCTGGGACCCAAATATAGGCCCAGAGCAGAGGacaccaaagaaagaagaaagaagaagaaaagaaaagaataaaaataaaacggACTTCCGATTTTCCATCTCTGTTACATTTAAATAATTattcaaaaaaaaatcattctagGATGACATCCAAATATTGCTTAACAGAATGTAGaacattttcccaatcttcagaTCCAGAAGTCtcaaatttgttcatttccctctTCACCTGAAAAGTCCGAAAGGGGTTCTCTAATGATTGTTATTAATAAATGTCAGCAATGGTTTTTCCTCTAATCAAACATATCAACTTTGCCTCCTATAACTCCAGCAGCCATTCCTccatattaaaaaataatcaatTCTTCCATTTGCATCCATATACATGTCTCTCCACTGTGATCTTATATTGAGATAGTATTCCATAGTTCTTTTCTTATTATGTATCCATTACTTCTCACCCAGTTCTGTATCTTCCATTCCCATTTGCTGTTGTGTTTGCCGTGGTTATCCCTCCTTCTCTAATAAATTATCTCTTCCATTTACACTTCTTCCATACTTTTTCCAAGAAAAGAGCCAGAGATTTCATAGCTTTTTCCTCTGAATTCACTCCAAGTTGTATACAGCGCCCTTTCTCTCTCGGTGCTATCGGTGCCATCTCCCCAATTCAATCCACTCCTCCAGAATCACAACCCCACCATTTGGCTGTTTCATTTTTCCAAACATCTGTGTGAATGACTTTTCCATTTCACCAtctgttccttccaactctgcacttTTCACTTTCTGGTTCTGCCCGTCCTTTATCCATATTATTCTCCAGAGCCTCTGTATAATCTTTGATTCCACTTTTCAGTTCATTTGTCTCTGGTTTACTTTCATTCTCCATTAGATCTAACTTTGATTCAATCCATTTTATTTGCTCATCAAGGATGCCAACAGAGAGTGGAATGTCCAAAGATGTACTTGCCCTATAGAATGTTTTTGATCTTATTAAcaattcagtctcattacatctcCCATTGCCGCCTTTAGATCGTCACAGCATTATATCTTTTAAAATTAAACACATTCCGTTCTCATTGTGAGTGGCAGAGTTACTTTTGATTTCTAAGCAACACTTTCatcaagcaaacaaaacaaaaataaaataaaataaattttcttAGCACACAGAACTACCATGTTGATATAAAACTTTCTTGACTGAAACCATTAAAGGATGCTTCTTGTTCTGCCTTCAATGATCAACTTCCATTCCCTACTTCTTGAAGCCAGAAATCAGCTCATGCCCTGAATGTAAATTTCCACCGGCCGACAGATAAATCTCTCCCAGTTATAAATTATAACTGTCTCAGAAATAATTAAGAAAAAGGGGCTTTCGGAGATACCATGCCCATCAGGGCTCTTATGTGGTATTTGGGAGTGATGTTAATTCCTCAATTCACAAGTCCCGTAACCCCATCAGAATTCCTAGGAGCTGAGAGCTTCTTGGTCTCTTGACACAGAAAACAGCCTTTTCAGAGCACCAGAGGTTAATCCTGTGTTTGCTCTTTTTTCCAGAGTGACTTGAACCAAGACTAGCTATCATCAATCACCATGTGATTATCTCTGTCAGCAGCCTGCCAACAAAACTGGAATTAACCCTTTATGTCAACACATTAGAAATAAttgattaccccccccccaaaaaaaaatatatggctACCAGATCAATTGGGAGCATTGTtttatggaattgtagagttggaaaggaccctgggggtcatatattccaacccctgcaatgcaggaatcttaactaaagcatgcatgacagacgcttaaaaacctccaatgaaggagagtccaccacttttcgAATGAGTTCATTCCccctcttaccatcagaaagtttgtcacgatgcttagttggaatctcctttcttgtaacttgaaatttTAGTCTATGACCAAATGTGTAACATGCCACAAGATTTTAGTCAATGTACCTTGAGAGTTTAGTCAATGAAATGGTTTCTTTGATTGCTTGCTCTTACTAATTAATCAACTGCACTTTTGCAAAGACCCTCAGCCAGGGCCAATGAAGGGATTAGGCAGGATAAGCCTCTGTCTTTCCTCTTAATTCTGATAATATCAGGAGCAGGGGGGTTttctgccagaactcagttccggcacttctcagTTGGGCACCatggccattataagagaacaagggaggcattcatggttccagcacctctttttctagaaaaatagcgttGATCAGGAAGTCTACATGACATGGAGATTGGAGTGGGAGGGAGCTTAAAATGAAACAGTTTAGGTCTGATCCAAATGAAGCTCATATTCCAGACTGAACCAAGGGAAATTCACCAATCATGATTCTAATCAGAGAAAAGTACAAGAGAAGCTTTTGACAAGGAGCCTTTAAAATTGACACCTAAATTATCTAAGTTTTTGAACACATTGTATCTGGAAAGTGCTATAATTTTACCTCTTCTAACCTTTACTCATCCCCCTCCCATTCCAGACGATCATGGGGGTAGTTGTTATCTGACACTGTATATTCCTTATAACTATAGAGATAAGTGAATTTAAATTGCAGCGCAAGGTTATGATAAAAAGTTCTTGCTTTTGTGCTAAATAAATGTCAGTATGATTGTCTGGATACAGTCAGTTCCCAAGAGAGGAATTTTGAGCCCACAGGGAGATAGCACTTGTAAAACCCAACTCTCCTTATAAGGAAAGGGACAGGAACTAAGAGACAAGAGTGTCACAGAGACAGCAGGATGTCAGTTCCCCTCTTCTCAGGTGTAGGAGCAAATCATGCGCCCTCTACACAAAGGCAACCACAAGGCATGCTCTCCCTGATCTTAGGGAAGAAAATGGAGGTGGAAAGGGTAGGGCAGAAGATGGgaattttctgacaatatgagTGATTGTAGATATTTGCATTTGTGTGGACGGAGTTGGCATGCAACATAACTCAGTATTTCGGAGTACCTGCCAACTGCCTTGCAATGACATTCAGTAAAACCTTTTTGTGTACTTATTTCAGTTATTCATTCAACTTATTCATTATTCAGTaaatcctttttgtgtgtgtacttaTTTCAGTTACTCATTCGACTTATTAggaaacccacccaccctcagcaATGACAAACACATAGCATTCACAGTTTAAAGGAGAAGTCCAGTTTCAAAGTCCACATTTCAAACactgcagtcaaaataaaaaataataatttgtgagTCACAAATGTTGTtgggtttcctttttttatatataagatatttattaaagttttaaagatttatataaaatagaaaaaacaaaagagcaaacagaaacaataaaaatacatacaaaacacatgcaacaacaagtataatttcaatcccctatattcataaaacttactttcccgacctcctcatacctcccctttctgtattccaatctctaattagttcaattcagcaaatccttcccctaatttctatataatttttgacctttcttttcttaattacataatcattacagctaaaaaccacttaatttcaaaatcaacatcgttctaacattcaataattttacaatgtttcttaagatagtccttaaatttcttccaatcttcttccgccatctcttttccctggtctcggattctgccggtcatttctgccagtcccatataatctattacctgccattcttccacggtgggtagatcttctgtcttccaatactttgcgatgagtattcttgctgctgttgtagcatatggGTTTCCTCAACATTTTGGTCATCTCCAAATGGGAATACCCAAAACATAGGCCCAGGTATTAAAATCTGTCGTCAGCAAAAATTAGTCCTATGGTTCACAGCTCACGGTATGTCTGGGAGAGCTGAACCACCAGCCTGAGGTCAGATGACATGTTAAGCCAAATTGTGGCTTGGCTCAGGATAACACAGCAACAGAATAACCACAGGAAGAGCAAAGGGTCATGGTTTCCTTTCTGCATGCCTGCATGGTTGCACTAAGCTTCGGTTAATGTTGTATGCGAAGAAGGTCACAAAGAAGCAGTGCAGATAAAGCAGCTGTGCAAATGAACAGAGTGGAGTTTAACAGCCACTATGCAAATGCATGGTCCATGATCCAAGAACCAAGAGCTCATGATAGCGATGATATAGGAAGGGTGAGCAGCACCATTTCTTCAAGTGCATTTACATACCACTGCAGGATGCAGCATCCAACCGACTCTTCAAGGTGACACACTCTGTGGATATGCGAGCAGGTAGACATGGATGACTTTTAAGATGCAGCATTCTAAACACACTACAGTCAACAAAAAAGCTTGCAATGGACAGGATGATACAGCAATAATAAGATTTAGCCCTTCTTGAGTCTTCACGGAGCTTCCAAAAGATTATCACAGTAATCCTTAGCTAACAGCTCTGTGAGTTAGGCCAGAAGTATTATCCCAATAGAGTCATGTGTAATGCAATCCGATGtatgttgactcagaagtaagtcccactgtgttcaatgggatttattccagGGGAAAGGAGTGGGGGCCAGAAATGGTGAGCTTGGTGTGGTGCATGGTAGAGGGAGCATCTGATTGGCTTCATTCCATGTATCACACCAAGCTCTATGTGCCATGACCCTCCCTTCTACCTCTCAGTAAGTGCCAGCCACCTATGTTGTTGGGAAGCTGTGAGCAGTGGTACCCCATTCACAACACCTTATGGGGCACTGCTAGCTGCAAGGTCCCATTCTGGCACTGAAAACAAATGTCTGGGATAAGCTCTCTGTTCCTTAGGCCTACTGCACAGTGACCTGCCTGAGAATTATGTTGTACCTGTATTTAGTTGAGATGAGGCCTTGTGGGGTGTCAGTGAAAAATACTATACACTAGGATAtatctgttgtctttgtccatggagttttcttggcagggatactggagtggcttgccagttcctcctccgggtggatcacatttggtcaagactctccactatgacctgttcatcttgggtgccctgcacggcatagttcatagcttctctgagttattcaagccccttcgccacagcaaagCAGTGAtctgaagaattggtgcttttgaattatggtgctggaggagactcttgagagtcccatggactgcaagaagatcaaacctatccattctgaaggaaatcagccctgagtgctcactggaaggacagatcctgaagctgagactccaatactttggccacctcatgagaagagaatactccctggaaaagaccctgatgttgggaaagatggagggcacaaggagaaggggactacagaggacgagatggttggacagtgttctcgaagctaccagcatgagtttgaccaaactgcgggaggcagtggaagacaggagtgctttgcgtgctctggtccatggggtcaccaagagtcggacatgactaaacgactaaacaacaacaacaaaggatatATCAGCTCTCCTTCCTAGAAGCTACAGTGTTTCCTTTTACTCTTCCCACTATTCCAGAAATGAATATCTACAAttaaagcaagggtggggaaaTGTTTTGGCTCTGTGGACCAGGTCCCTGTATGTCCCCACCCACCCTTAACCCGACCTAAACAGGTCAAAGTCCCTTATGCAGCACTTCCAAAATGCCCCAAAGTCAGCTGGTTGCCAGGTGCTTGagaactgcagcagaagagctTTGCCAGCCCAAAGCCTGCCAGCTCTAAGCACAGGGCTGACAAAGTTCTTTTTTGCAGGCATCGGCTGCACAATCAAGTTTCCCCACTCAGTCACACAGCCAATCCAGCAGGCTTGAAGTCATGCCCatcagggatggatggatgggattGGTTCCCCACAGGAAACTCTGTCATGCAGGCATATC
Proteins encoded in this region:
- the GPR26 gene encoding G-protein coupled receptor 26, whose translation is MPAGCSFGNVPPVNGGTMNIWEVILAFLIVVLILVSLLSNVLVLICFLYSADIRKQVPGLFILNLTFCNLLMTVLNMPLTLAGIIYKKPPGGDQLCHIVGFLETFLTTSSMLSMAALSIDRWIAVVFPLNYHSKMRYKDAALILSYTWLHSVSFPIVATSLSWVGFHHLYASCTLYNKKLEDRTQFVVFTGVFHSLSFLLSLVVLCFTYLKVLKVARFHCKRIDVITMQTLVLLVDIHPSVRERCLEEQKRRRQRATKKISTFIGTFILCFAPYVITRLVELSSIVPINAHWGVISKCLAYSKAVSDPFVYCLLRHQYKKTWKDIINKMLKRSSINSSALTSESQSRNILQATD